A genomic stretch from Thauera sp. GDN1 includes:
- a CDS encoding TRAP transporter substrate-binding protein encodes MKIRALLVGLVAVGLSAAAAAADPIVIKFSHVVAQDTPKGKAAEKFKELAEKYTSGAVKVEVYANSTLYKDKEEMEALQLGAVQLLAPSLAKFGPLGVREFEVFDLPYIFDGYEALNKVTQGAVGQQLLAKLEPKGIKGLAFWDNGFKSFSANTPIRAPEDLKGKKMRIQSSKVLEEQMREVKSLPQVMAFSEVYQALQTGVVDGTENPHSNLYTQKMHEVQKHMTLTDHGYLGYAVITNKKFWEGLPAEVRTQLDKAIAESTVYANQIAKEENDKSLEAVRASGKTEIYTPTAEEKAAFKKAFMPVHKKMESRIGKDLIQSIYKETGFDPARL; translated from the coding sequence ATGAAGATTCGTGCGCTTCTGGTCGGTCTGGTTGCCGTCGGTCTGTCTGCCGCTGCTGCTGCAGCGGATCCCATCGTGATCAAGTTCAGCCACGTCGTGGCCCAGGACACGCCCAAGGGCAAGGCTGCGGAGAAGTTCAAGGAGCTCGCCGAGAAATACACCAGCGGCGCCGTCAAGGTCGAGGTTTACGCCAACAGCACCCTCTACAAGGATAAGGAAGAGATGGAAGCGCTGCAGCTCGGCGCCGTCCAGCTCCTCGCCCCCTCGCTGGCCAAGTTCGGTCCGCTCGGCGTGCGCGAGTTCGAGGTCTTCGATCTGCCCTACATCTTCGATGGCTACGAGGCGCTGAACAAGGTCACCCAGGGCGCGGTGGGCCAGCAGCTGCTCGCCAAGCTCGAGCCCAAGGGCATCAAGGGCCTGGCCTTCTGGGACAACGGCTTCAAGTCCTTCTCCGCCAACACCCCGATCCGCGCGCCCGAGGACCTGAAGGGCAAGAAGATGCGCATCCAGTCGTCCAAGGTGCTCGAGGAGCAGATGCGCGAGGTCAAGTCGCTGCCGCAGGTGATGGCCTTCTCCGAGGTCTATCAGGCGCTGCAGACCGGCGTCGTGGATGGCACCGAGAACCCGCACTCCAACCTCTACACCCAGAAGATGCACGAAGTGCAGAAGCACATGACGCTGACCGACCACGGTTACCTGGGCTATGCGGTGATCACCAACAAGAAGTTCTGGGAAGGCCTGCCGGCCGAGGTCCGCACGCAGCTCGACAAGGCGATCGCCGAGTCGACCGTCTACGCCAACCAGATCGCCAAGGAAGAGAACGACAAGTCGCTGGAAGCGGTGCGTGCCTCGGGCAAGACGGAGATCTACACCCCGACCGCCGAGGAGAAGGCTGCGTTCAAGAAGGCCTTCATGCCGGTGCACAAGAAGATGGAGTCGCGCATCGGCAAGGACCTGATCCAGTCGATCTACAAGGAAACCGGCTTCGATCCGGCCAGGCTGTAA
- a CDS encoding TRAP transporter small permease codes for MNKLLDRLEEFIIAALMAVATVVIFVSVVHRYLSGYEIPGLQDWLLDMNFGWAQEFCIILFVWMAKFGAAYGVRTGIHVGVDILINKLSGSTRSAMIQLGLVCGVIFTGLIGIFGALFVWENGMAYETLSLFGRDTGDFFEGPTTPDLEWPTWIVYSAVPLGSFLMCYRFLQVMVSFSRTGELPTHDHGHVEGLDDDQDENVLLEGEAFSIAEDVEHARREAAAKRPGSGK; via the coding sequence ATGAACAAGCTTCTCGACCGCCTCGAGGAGTTCATCATCGCCGCGCTGATGGCCGTGGCGACCGTGGTGATCTTCGTCTCGGTGGTGCATCGCTACCTGTCCGGCTACGAGATTCCCGGCCTGCAGGACTGGCTGCTCGACATGAACTTCGGCTGGGCCCAGGAATTCTGCATCATCCTCTTCGTGTGGATGGCCAAGTTCGGCGCCGCCTATGGCGTGCGCACCGGCATCCACGTCGGTGTCGACATCCTGATCAACAAGCTCTCCGGCAGCACGCGCTCGGCGATGATCCAGCTCGGCCTGGTGTGCGGCGTGATCTTCACCGGCCTGATCGGCATCTTCGGCGCGCTCTTCGTGTGGGAGAACGGCATGGCCTACGAGACGCTGAGCCTGTTCGGCCGCGATACCGGCGATTTCTTCGAGGGCCCGACCACGCCCGACCTGGAGTGGCCGACCTGGATCGTCTATTCCGCGGTGCCGCTGGGCTCCTTCCTGATGTGCTACCGCTTCCTGCAGGTCATGGTCAGCTTCTCGCGCACCGGCGAGCTGCCCACCCACGACCACGGCCACGTCGAAGGCCTGGACGATGATCAGGACGAGAACGTGCTGCTCGAGGGCGAGGCGTTCTCGATCGCCGAAGACGTCGAGCACGCCCGTCGCGAGGCCGCGGCCAAGCGCCCGGGCTCCGGAAAGTGA
- a CDS encoding TRAP transporter large permease subunit, with the protein MTNTIAIFGLLVVLMAIGMPVGVALGLTVLSFMFIFTDVPLESVALKMFTGIEKFEIMAIPFFILAGNFLTHGGVARRMINFATSMVGHMRGGLGMSAVLACALFAAVSGSSPATVVAIGSILIPAMIKQGYPLRFGAGTVASAGGLGILIPPSIVMVMYSVTTNTSVGALFMAGVIPGLLLAFMLGLCTWYVAHKNNYPTLPRSTWGERIRHFRKAFWGLMLIVVVMGGIYSGMFTPTEAAAMSAVYAFFIAVFVYKDLTLKQIPRVLLDSANMSAMLLFIIASAVLFSFILTSEQIPQRMADAIVASGMGPIGFLIVVNLLLLVAGALMEPSSIILILAPILFPVAVALGIDPIHFGVMIVVNMEIGMITPPVGLNLFVASGITKAGLTEMSKAVMPWLWTMLAFLMIITYIPSISTFLPKAMGIM; encoded by the coding sequence ATGACCAATACGATTGCAATCTTCGGCCTGCTCGTCGTCCTCATGGCGATCGGCATGCCGGTGGGCGTGGCGCTCGGCCTCACCGTGCTGAGCTTCATGTTCATCTTCACCGACGTGCCGCTGGAATCGGTGGCGCTCAAGATGTTCACCGGCATCGAGAAGTTCGAGATCATGGCGATCCCGTTCTTCATCCTCGCCGGCAACTTCCTGACCCACGGCGGGGTGGCGCGGCGGATGATCAACTTCGCCACCTCGATGGTCGGCCACATGCGCGGCGGCCTCGGCATGTCGGCGGTGCTGGCGTGCGCGCTGTTCGCGGCGGTGTCGGGCTCCAGCCCGGCGACCGTGGTGGCGATCGGCTCGATCCTGATCCCGGCGATGATCAAGCAGGGCTACCCGCTGCGCTTCGGTGCCGGCACGGTGGCCTCGGCCGGCGGCCTCGGCATCCTGATCCCGCCTTCGATCGTCATGGTGATGTACTCGGTGACGACCAACACCTCGGTGGGCGCGCTGTTCATGGCGGGCGTGATCCCCGGCCTGCTGCTGGCCTTCATGCTCGGCCTGTGCACCTGGTACGTGGCGCACAAGAACAACTACCCGACGCTGCCGCGCTCGACCTGGGGCGAACGCATCAGGCACTTCCGCAAGGCCTTCTGGGGGCTGATGCTGATCGTGGTGGTGATGGGCGGCATCTACTCGGGCATGTTCACCCCGACCGAGGCAGCGGCGATGAGCGCGGTGTACGCCTTCTTCATCGCGGTCTTCGTGTACAAGGACCTGACCCTCAAGCAGATCCCGCGCGTGCTGCTGGACTCGGCGAACATGAGCGCGATGCTGCTGTTCATCATCGCCAGCGCGGTGCTGTTCTCCTTCATCCTGACCAGCGAGCAGATCCCGCAACGCATGGCCGACGCGATCGTGGCCAGCGGCATGGGGCCGATCGGCTTCCTGATCGTGGTGAACCTGCTGCTGCTGGTGGCCGGCGCGCTGATGGAGCCGTCCTCGATCATCCTGATCCTCGCCCCGATCCTGTTCCCGGTGGCGGTGGCGCTGGGCATCGACCCGATCCACTTCGGCGTGATGATCGTGGTGAACATGGAGATCGGCATGATCACGCCGCCGGTGGGTCTGAACCTGTTCGTCGCCAGCGGCATCACCAAGGCGGGCCTGACCGAGATGAGCAAGGCGGTCATGCCCTGGCTGTGGACCATGCTCGCCTTCCTGATGATCATCACCTACATCCCGAGCATCTCGACCTTCCTGCCCAAGGCGATGGGCATCATGTAA
- the ndk gene encoding nucleoside-diphosphate kinase yields MAIERTLSIIKPDAVAKNVIGQIYARFEAAGLKIIAAKMAHLSEREAGEFYAVHKERPFFKDLVSFMTSGPVMIQCLEGENAIAKNRELMGATDPKKADKGTIRADFAESIDANAVHGSDAPETAAVEVAFFFPGMNVYSR; encoded by the coding sequence ATGGCAATCGAACGCACCCTGTCCATCATCAAGCCCGACGCCGTCGCCAAGAACGTGATCGGCCAGATCTACGCCCGCTTCGAAGCCGCCGGCCTGAAGATCATCGCCGCCAAGATGGCTCACCTGTCCGAGCGCGAAGCCGGCGAGTTCTACGCCGTGCACAAGGAGCGTCCCTTCTTCAAGGATCTGGTGTCCTTCATGACCTCCGGCCCGGTGATGATCCAGTGCCTGGAAGGCGAGAACGCCATCGCCAAGAACCGCGAGCTGATGGGCGCCACCGACCCGAAGAAGGCCGACAAGGGCACCATCCGCGCCGACTTCGCCGAGTCGATCGACGCCAACGCGGTGCACGGCTCCGACGCCCCCGAGACCGCTGCCGTGGAAGTGGCTTTCTTCTTCCCGGGCATGAACGTTTACTCGCGCTGA